A stretch of DNA from Oryza brachyantha chromosome 9, ObraRS2, whole genome shotgun sequence:
CCCATACCATTCAAGCGCAAAAGGCAACATCTCAAAACCCTAAACGAAGCCCCAATTGGGGGAAATCGGTAGCGTTAGAGGGGGCAGGTAGAGACTGCAATCCATCGTCCTGTGACGGATCgtgggggggaggggaggggtaCCGTACCATGGCGTAGAGGTTGTTGAAGCCGCGGACGAGGGTGGGGAACTTGGTGAAGCGCTGCTGGAAGGCGTCGCTGAGGTTGTGGGCGGGGTCGGTGGAGATGACGAGGACGGactggcgggcggaggcgaggaggatggagaggaTGGAGCTGCAGGTGGTCTTGCCGACCCCGCCCTTCCCGCCGACGAACACCCACTTGAGGCTCTCCTGCTCCAGGAGGTTGCGCACCGTCGGGTCCGGCGCGccgtccgcctccgccaccgccatctCGCCCTCCGATCCCGACGCCGCGGTGGCGCTCGTGGCCAGGCGAGGGAGGGAGATCTGGGTGGGTTGGGTGGGAAtggggatggggatggggCTGCGTGCAAAAAaattcctcccttcctctccactcgactcgtctcgtctcgtgtACCTTTACCATTTACCACCCCAGATAAATTACAGCGACCGTACTGTATTTCAGGCCCATTTCTTtctatacttattataaacataaacaaaatgacttagatttactatttataaaataacacatgaataaaattttatataggtatatttttagttatcaaatgttggaaaaataaatcgtagtaaaaaatattaaaatcaacCCTAAAGTGGGTGTAATAGATCATAAATTAGATGAATGACTTAAGAGAAATTTacataagaagaaaaaaatgcatgcatgtcaaaCATGAACCAGTAGCAACTGGGTTGCTGTTTGATGGTTTaactttttcagaaaaaattaaacgatgtatttcTAAAAGTGATTAAAAAGCTAAGCGTAAAagtaaaatacgatgaaaaactataaaatcaagtcgaaattaatattttagcttataaatataaatataagtataaacgaaaataCAGGCGAACATCGCTCAGATCACACAGCCTCACGTCACGCAAATTAAACACGCGACAGAAGAAAAATGGCCGCCAcgtacgacggcggcgccggcgagcgtgGCAGTTAGTAGAAGAGCGAGTTGTAGGTGTAGAGCGtggcggcgatggaggcgACGCAGACGAGCAGCGCCGGCAGCAGCGTGGCGTTGAGCAGCCACCCTTCGCCGAGGCACCCCGCCGCCGTGATGGTggcgtccgccgccacccgcgccaccGTCCCGGCCTCCGTCGACAGCAGCCCGCCGTTGTACGTCCCCCTCGACAGCCGCGACGACATCGCCCGCGACAGCAGCGACAGGCTCACCCCTTCCagcacctccgccgccacgaACGTCAGCGCCGCCGAGCACACGTACTGCGCCGCCGTGTACGCCGTGCCGGCCACCGCGAAgcccgccgccacgccggccAGCAGCGCCACCTCCGACGCTACCAGCAGCTGCCTGTCCTCGAACATGTTGCTGAGGTaggcgccgacgacggcgttgACGGGGAGGACGCTCAGCCCCAGGGTCGCCAGGAACACGGAGACGTCGCTCGTGCTCCAGCCGAAGTAGTAGCCGGTCACCACGCTCGACTCCGACAGCACGATCTCCCTGGCGTACTTGAGCATGAAGTAGATCAGCAGCTGGACCTTCACCGACGGAGTCAGCAGCGTGTAGGCTGACGCGACCGAAGAGGCTGGTCTCAGCGCAGCGGTTGATGACAGCGTCTCGTCGCACTCGTTGTcgccgccattgccgtcgtcgtcgtcttgaTCCAAGGTAGCTTGCGATGGCAGGAGATGTTCACCAAATCCTTGCTCCATCTTTTCTTGCTCCGAGTATCCTGcttgaaaagaacaaaaaaaatatatattttggggtaaaaaaaagaagtattGACTGAAAAATCTTGATATATGCTTCCTCCAATCGTATATGTTTGAGTTTAGAATAAGATTTGGTCGGACTTTCGAAGAACTACTTTGACCATCGACTTTATATTTCTGTcagaataaatttaaaataataagtttatttatgGTAGTTTTTTCCAAGCTAAATCTACATTTACCatctttgttgttttttaagCTAAGCATTCAAGAAATTATCgatgatcaaaattttaaaacttccGACTAAATCTTATTCGAAACATAACATAACATATGTATGACCGACCAGATGGAGTAATATGATTTGCTTACTAGTACTGGTGCTTGTAGAAGAACCCTCATAGAAATCTTTGACACCATGGCCAAGATCTGGCTCTCGAAATGAAATCCACAGCCAGATCAGGTATGCGAGCCAACCAAACGCCATGATCCACCCGGGCAAAGTGATCTGGTTGACGGTGAGACCACAGAGGCTGAAGTTTGTCTGAAGAAGACCGGCAATTGCAGGGCCACAAGCCATTCCAAGAGCACTAGCACTGACAAACGCTGCAGAAGCCTGCATCCGGATTCTTGGAGGAACGCAGTCGCTGATGTACCTCCGATTCACAGCTCTCGCCGATCCCATTCTGCAAGAGCAAGATGTAATTAAGTGCGATTCTCTGATCAGAAACCATCACTGAATTTTCTGCATGCTGAGTTTGACAAAGGTCAAAGTTTAAGCTGACGAGAAAAGACGGACAATTCACTCGACACGCACccatatcttttcgcttctgtttatacttatatgcaaaaaagattaaattttcaatctaaaaaaatttggagttgaatGTTCTGTGCGTGATCCTTACCCACATAGAACACTTCCAACGAGGAGGATCGTGAGGGAGTGAAGATCACATTGCCAAGGAGCAGCACCGCGCTGCTGAACAGCAACGGCCTGAAGTACGACCGGTTGGACCACGCGCTGAAGTACGACCTGGGCGACGGCCATGGAGCCGATGATggcgccgcacgccgtcgcggcggcgccgaggctgGTGGCGTAGCCGTCGGCCGTCGGGACGACGATGTAGGTGTTCACCATGTAGAGGAAGGTGTTGGCGAGGTTCAGCACGAGGGAGGTGAAATGGTACTCGTCTTCTTCTCCGCCTCCggcgtgctcctcctcctcctcctcctctgcgcCTGCAGCGCCGTCGTCTGCTTGGTCGATGAGAGCATGCTGTCCGAGGAACCGCAGGAAGTTCGTCGAGTTCGTCAGGTTGTCTGCCGTCGACGTGATCAGATCAATTATCGGATCCTTCAGAGCACGGAAATCACAAGATCAGAAAGTTCATCATCAGTTTATTCAGGAGCTGGAATACACAAGAACATAAAAATTGCACCTTTGGgatggacagtggatgatgcTGATCATAGATGTTCAGATAGCTTCCCTGACGCTCCTCGAGATCGCTGAGACTGCGAGACAGTGCCCCAAGAACAGCTCCAATTCCCTACTTATTCACAATCCATCGAATTCAATATCTGTTCAGACAAATTAGACGACATGACTGAATTTTGGCCATGGAACTCACCACATGTCTGAAAACCTGCTGCAACTGAGAGTACGGGTGGTTTGATCTGCTTCTGACGTAATAATCAGTAAATCTGTGTCCCAGCCGTTCATAGAATTTCTTCAGTATCTTCCGAACCGCATTGGCATTAAGTTCGACGAATTTTAGAAGAGTTACAAGATCCATGCGGACTGCTCTGTAATCTTCTCGCAGTTCAGTTATCTCCTGGAGAAGTGGAATGTCTTGAAGTCTTGCCCTTCGTTTCCCTAAATCTTCAAGCCTTGCTGCAATTAGTCCCTGTTGTTCTATCATGAATAGCACAATCTTTTCAATCTGAAAGCAGATTGAAAGAAAACTAAATGAATTACCATGGTTGAATATATAGTTTGTGCTTCATGCAACAAGtgttagagtaaatttcacaaatctACGGGTATTTTGACCAaataactacaaatttaatacCATGAGACTGTGTATTAGAAAAGTATGGATTTAGCACCAAATTTCTCGGAAGACTAGATTTAAGGTtttgtatcacaaaactataaattgagTTAGCGGTGAATAAAGCAAATAATTATAGGCTTGAGAGTTTCactattgtttttgttaagtTATAAAGTTTTAGTTTcatgataaaattaatattaaatccctagttttatgatataacGCTTTAAATCTATAGCTTTATAAAAAAGTAgtgttaaatttatagttttgttatacacataattaaatctataaatctataatatttactattatttatatatgctattcagaataatttgaatatttcATACCTCGTCATCAAGCAACTTCGAGAAGTCCTTCAGAACACGCCTACGATCTTGTATTCCTTCTTTTGTATGTTCTGTGTATTCATTTACTCTTCCCTTCAACCTCTTGTAGTTAAAGTAGTACCTACATCAATCAGGAAAATTAAACTGACACGACCATTTTTCTCATAAATCTATGCTTCATtgatttccaaaaaaaaaatgtgattcaTTCCAGTGACCAGCAAAATAACCCTGCTTTATAAtggtacatcaaatattttatagattctTTGAGAGAGataaacttgtattttagagataaaataaaatattaataatatatagaaaaattattttttaacactaaaaaatatagagtagttgataaagaaaacaagatagGTGGTGAAGGTGACAGATTCTCTGTCACTCACCATTGCCTTCTTTAAAGAGTATAGATAAGAAAGATACGAGGAAAACGGCCATACTCCTCCCATCCTGGAATTTGATCTTTTGTTAGTTTCTTGGAGAAGACCATTTTCCTTCCCTGCCAATGTTTGGTCTGAAAGAGAACACTCAAAATAATTGTACCAAGCATCAGGGATAACAGTGAGAACATTTGTATTATTACAAATCAACCGATCAAACATCAGATATCTACTGCAAAATTAGGCAAAACAATATCTCACAGGAACAAGCAGATGAAACAGGCACACTCCAGCAAACTTGGGAAATGATATGGAGCAGGGTTCAGCAAATCGTTTAATTCTTGGTTTTATGCGGTAGTATCTGGCTATCTGCagacttatatatatagctttacttTGGGATAGGACTGCATGAACTTATTATTTATCAGGTATACCAAGATTGTTGTTGGAATGTTAGacatcatattataatattataatatatcattCTTCAACATTCATATATATCTGAATTTCTATTGATTGACCTTAATcacataaaaaaagtaaacatCTAGTCTGACTTTTGTcctattattatatgattgaGGCATACAATAATCACATGTTTACATGAATctatagttgattttgtatGGGGTCATACACTTGTATTTTGTAGGATTTTCTTTAAGATTGGGAAACCTGTACTGTGCCATTCTTGAAATTCATTGTGTCTATTATGATATGGTAATAAATGGAAAATAGTAGAAAAACTCATccatcacacacacacactcaaCACAAAGGAGAAAACCAATGcttcttttgatttttcatttactAAGATGGTTGGAACAGTGCAATCACAGCTCAGTTCAGAGCACTAAATATTAGATTAGggtaaaaataacaaaagtcAGCTGCTTCCTCTTGGTGAGTATGCATGGAGTGACACAATTAAGAACAAGCCTAACACTCCTCTCTTGAACAAagatttaattatagttttttagaACAAGAATCATGGAGGCCATGCAAAGCAATTCAGGATACTTTCGCATTATCCATTTTGAAAAGAACTGGTATTTGCAGCGTGCATCCCCAGCTTCCATAACCTGGCAAAATACAGTTGAGTACTTCGATTCCAGCTTCGCACGCACCCAGGTTATGGAATAGCCATTTGCCCTTCTTAGACCATCTCAACAGCTCATTTATCccatcctccatcctaaaaatagaggataaagagTAAAAATTGAGCACCAGTAGAACATCTAttccatcatctatttttatatgtcatccatattaggagagaaactctatatttagatgttatcTCTCTAATTCTCTATATGgataatatcatatatatatatatatatatatatatatatatatatatatatatatatatatatatgatctgctggagtacaaaagatatgaaagatgaaagtgttttagatgatcatcctatggatgaccaaatttagataagcggtggagatgctcttaggacTATTTCCCTAATCAATATTACCcaaaattatgatttattactTCAAATAAACAAGTAAGACATCGTAATATTACCAAGACATCATCGTAGGAAAAGTGATTTGTAACAACAGTAGTACTAgagataattatattttaatataagattttaatCATATGAGtgctttatattttaaaacgaatACGAGTGCTCCATAAGTTTATAGGTGGCTTTAGTTTGTAACGATGAACAAAAGTGTCATTTTGGTTAAGTTATGGCTAAACCTGTAatgcatgtaaaaattttatatacctTTAAATAGCTTACGACggaaaaaactaaatcaactgtaaaatttatattttggccaTAATCCATAACCAATAAACAGACAACGAGAAGCCTTCCAAATTTCCTAtctctcctcctgctcctgcgACGGTAAAAAATTCTGTAGCCAATTCCcccacataaaaaaaataaaaaagcacTCGGCATAATAAAGCgagtaatttaattatattcgagagtccccacctgtcagtgaccccAGCCCAACCAAACAGCGGCCCGTCATTTGCCGCGAGCCCTGCGGTTTCGCCGGCGACCTAaaccctccgcctccgccgtcgccgtcgccgccgccggggggaGGGGAAGAGATGGGCGTGGGGGGAAGCTTCTGGGACCTGCTCAAGCCGTACGCGCGGCACGAGGGGGCGGGGTACCTCCGcgaccgccgcgtcgccgttgACCTCTCCTTCTGGGTCGTCTCCCACAGCACCGCCATCCGGGCGCGGTCGCCGCACGCGCGGGTGCCCCACCTCCGCACCCTCTTCTTCCgcaccctctccctcttctccAAGGTGTGGGTTTCTTCCCCATTGGCATGTAGCTTCTTCTGGTTTCTTATCTCCCCCAAGGGTTCGTGTTCTTTCTGCTTTTCTGGCGCAATCTGCATTTTGCGATGTATATATGCTTTGTGATGTTCAAGATTGAATCTTGGGGGGAGTATGCAACCGTCGTGCGGTCTACGCGGGCTGCTTGGGGTTACTGCTGTTCTTTTCTGTGTGTGGTTTGATTCCTCAATTTCGCCATTGATGGGGGGCTCTCGGAATTAGATTTGATCCGCCTGATGATTTGTTCCTGGAACTGCTGCAGATGGGTGCTTATCCTGTGTTCGTGGTGGACGgcgagccgtcgccgctcaAGTCACAGGCAAGGGCCGCGCGATTCTTCAGAGGATCTGGAATGGACCTGGCTACGCTGCCAAGCACGGAGGGGGAGGCCAATGCCGACTCGCCGGTTCAACCAAGGAATGCCAAGTTTACCCGATACGTGAAGGAGTGCGTGGTGAGTATTGGCGCATTGGCAGTGTTTGCGCTCCTTCCCTTTCAGTTTAGAATGTGAAATTTGGTTGAATATAACAGTTTGAAGTACGATGTAATGAATTGCTGCTTAAATACAGTAGGCATGATTCGTCTCTATATCCATAGGCCTCTAAAGAAATGCTGCTAATTCACTTTATCTGGATAAAAAAGGTGGCAATTTGGCAAGGCGCGAAACTTATTTTGCAGGGTGctagaaaagaaaactttcCATTGTAGCGTCCGGTACCAAGTTTGAGTTTGGGGGACCTTATTGCTTTCCCCCGGGGTTTCTATGGTAGTAAAGGCCATATTTAATCATGCCCCTTTCTTGTAATTTTAGGAACTGCTTGAATATCTTGGAATGCCTGTACTGCGGGCAAAAGGCGAAGGTGAAGCTCTTTGTGCTCAGTTGAATAATGAAGGTCATGTGGACGCTTGCATCACTTCAGACAGTGACGCTTTCCTCTTTGGGGCTAAGACTGTCATAAAGGTCCTCCGGTCGAATTGTAAGGTAAGCAGTTTATGGTGAATATGTAACTCATGAATGGTTTGCTTCATTTTCTCCATATCCTGTAATTTTCTCCAGGAACCCTTTGAGTGCTACAACATGACAGACATTGAGTCTGGTCTGGGACTAAAGAGGAAACAAATGGTAGCAATGGCACTTCTTGTTGGCAGTGACCATGACTTGCATGGTGTACCTGGTTTTGGTCCTGAGACTGCACTTCGGTTTGTGCAGTTATTTGATGAAGATACTGTCCTAGATAAGTACGTTTCATGAGCTCGTTAGACGTCCCTGTAGTTTactagtttatattttagcacAAAATGTTGGATTTCTCTAGGTAATCTTCTCTGTACTTCTCCAGATTATATGAAATTGGTAAAGGGGTCTATCCATTTATAGAAGGAGTTACTGCACCCAATATTGATGATCTCCCATCACCCTCAACGAAGAGTTTACCGCGTGTGCCGCACTGCTCACATTGTGGTCACCCTGGTAACAAGAAAAACCATATCAAGTCTGGGTGCAACTTTTGCTTGGTGGATTCATTAGAGAATTGTGTGGAGAAGCCAACTGGATTCATATGTGAATGTCCTAGTTGTGACAAGGTAATGCCA
This window harbors:
- the LOC102714122 gene encoding LOW QUALITY PROTEIN: SPX domain-containing membrane protein Os09g0521800-like (The sequence of the model RefSeq protein was modified relative to this genomic sequence to represent the inferred CDS: inserted 3 bases in 2 codons), whose amino-acid sequence is MVFSKKLTKDQIPGWEEYYFNYKRLKGRVNEYTEHTKEGIQDRRRVLKDFSKLLDDEIEKIVLFMIEQQGLIAARLEDLGKRRARLQDIPLLQEITELREDYRAVRMDLVTLLKFVELNANAVRKILKKFYERLGHRFTDYYVRSRSNHPYSQLQQVFRHVGIGAVLGALSRSLSDLEERQGSYLNIYDQHHPLSIPKDPIIDLITSTADNLTNSTNFLRFLGQHALIDQADDGAAGAEEEEEEEHAGGGEEDEYHFTSLVLNLANTFLYMVNTYIVVPTADGYATSLGAAATACGAIIGSMAVAQVXYFSAWSNRSYFRPLLFSSAVLLLGNVIFXSLTILLVGSVLCGMGSARAVNRRYISDCVPPRIRMQASAAFVSASALGMACGPAIAGLLQTNFSLCGLTVNQITLPGWIMAFGWLAYLIWLWISFREPDLGHGVKDFYEGSSTSTKKMEQGFGEHLLPSQATLDQDDDDGNGGDNECDETLSSTAALRPASSVASAYTLLTPSVKVQLLIYFMLKYAREIVLSESSVVTGYYFGWSTSDVSVFLATLGLSVLPVNAVVGAYLSNMFEDRQLLVASEVALLAGVAAGFAVAGTAYTAAQYVCSAALTFVAAEVLEGVSLSLLSRAMSSRLSRGTYNGGLLSTEAGTVARVAADATITAAGCLGEGWLLNATLLPALLVCVASIAATLYTYNSLFY
- the LOC102705283 gene encoding flap endonuclease GEN-like 1 is translated as MGVGGSFWDLLKPYARHEGAGYLRDRRVAVDLSFWVVSHSTAIRARSPHARVPHLRTLFFRTLSLFSKMGAYPVFVVDGEPSPLKSQARAARFFRGSGMDLATLPSTEGEANADSPVQPRNAKFTRYVKECVELLEYLGMPVLRAKGEGEALCAQLNNEGHVDACITSDSDAFLFGAKTVIKVLRSNCKEPFECYNMTDIESGLGLKRKQMVAMALLVGSDHDLHGVPGFGPETALRFVQLFDEDTVLDKLYEIGKGVYPFIEGVTAPNIDDLPSPSTKSLPRVPHCSHCGHPGNKKNHIKSGCNFCLVDSLENCVEKPTGFICECPSCDKARDLKERRRNENWQIKVCKRIAAETNFPNEEIIKLYLSGNNLDDENGVLSLKWNKPDVEVLVDFLSFKQNWEPAYIRQRMLPMLSTIYLREMASSPSKSFLYDQYEFHSIQRIKIRYGHPYYLVKWKRFTRSRISNDSPSKQTELEGKNDKMVVLDGDDEVVFSDEDEEVTMSSPSTELLDEPDVPQVLDDYKNYFLLTDEDIQLVNAAFPDEAQRFQEEQRMKEAKSRAQKSKLSLAGFETPKGPRPSAGVQLNIKEFYRSKKGPGSDSGKDGSRKSSDVDLSKNLPKNVRRCLLFD